In Leptospira stimsonii, a single window of DNA contains:
- a CDS encoding DUF1801 domain-containing protein, protein MKNFESFFTKLTEEEKEIVLILRGIVLDCIPNIKEKISYNVPYYFLNTRICFIWPSSIPLGPKKGVEFGFCQGHLLPDPRNLLFAGERKIVRSISYFSKKEIQSRTLRNFLLEAVILDDQIRPSSKRKR, encoded by the coding sequence ATGAAGAATTTTGAATCCTTTTTTACAAAACTTACGGAGGAAGAAAAAGAAATCGTTTTGATTCTCAGAGGGATCGTTCTCGATTGTATCCCTAACATAAAAGAGAAGATTTCATACAACGTTCCCTATTATTTTCTCAATACGAGAATTTGTTTTATCTGGCCTTCATCCATCCCACTCGGTCCGAAAAAGGGCGTAGAATTCGGTTTTTGCCAAGGGCATCTTCTTCCCGATCCTAGAAATTTACTCTTTGCCGGGGAAAGAAAGATCGTGAGATCGATTTCGTATTTTTCTAAAAAAGAAATCCAATCAAGAACTTTGCGAAACTTTCTCTTAGAAGCGGTGATCTTGGATGACCAGATCCGACCTTCTTCCAAAAGAAAACGTTAA